The following coding sequences lie in one Bacteroidales bacterium genomic window:
- a CDS encoding DNA-directed RNA polymerase subunit alpha, producing MAILAFQKPDKVIMLESDEYFGKFEFRPLEPGYGTTVGNALRRILLSSLEGFAITNIKIEGVDQEFSSIKGVLEDVPEIILNLKKICFKKQIESYLTEKAVITITGKEVFKAGDINAFLSGFQVLNTDEVVCHLEPNVKLIIEITIDKGRGYVPADENKLSNAPLGTIAIDSIFTPIRNVKYVVENFRVEQKTDYEKLLFEITTNGSIHPKEALKEAAKILIHHFMLFSDEKITIDTEEKAIVEEFDETSLHMRQLLKTKLVDLDLSVRALNCLKAADVETLGDLVSYNKNDLLKFRNFGKKSLTELEDLVKAKSLQFGMNISKYKLDKD from the coding sequence ATGGCAATATTAGCTTTTCAAAAACCCGATAAAGTTATCATGCTGGAGTCGGATGAATATTTCGGCAAGTTCGAATTCCGCCCCCTTGAACCAGGATACGGAACAACCGTCGGCAATGCCCTGAGAAGAATTCTCCTTTCTTCGCTTGAAGGCTTTGCTATTACTAACATTAAAATCGAAGGCGTTGACCAGGAATTTTCTTCGATAAAAGGTGTTCTGGAAGACGTACCTGAAATAATACTCAACCTTAAAAAAATATGTTTTAAAAAACAGATAGAATCTTATCTTACCGAAAAAGCTGTTATAACTATTACGGGCAAAGAAGTGTTTAAAGCCGGTGATATTAATGCTTTTTTATCGGGATTTCAGGTTCTCAATACCGATGAGGTTGTTTGCCACCTCGAACCTAATGTGAAGTTGATTATTGAAATAACCATTGACAAGGGAAGAGGTTATGTGCCTGCAGATGAAAATAAACTGTCAAACGCACCATTAGGTACCATTGCAATAGACTCTATTTTCACTCCTATCCGTAACGTAAAATATGTGGTGGAGAATTTTCGTGTTGAACAAAAAACCGACTATGAAAAGCTGTTGTTTGAAATTACCACCAACGGCTCTATACATCCGAAAGAAGCTTTAAAAGAAGCAGCAAAAATTCTCATCCATCACTTTATGCTTTTCTCAGATGAAAAAATTACCATTGATACAGAAGAAAAAGCAATTGTTGAAGAATTTGATGAAACATCACTTCATATGCGTCAGCTCTTAAAGACAAAACTCGTTGACCTTGACCTTTCGGTACGTGCACTGAATTGCCTGAAAGCTGCTGATGTGGAAACCTTAGGAGACCTTGTATCCTATAATAAAAATGACCTTCTGAAATTCAGAAATTTCGGGAAAAAATCATTGACCGAACTGGAAGACCTTGTTAAAGCAAAAAGCCTACAGTTTGGTATGAACATTTCCAAATACAAATTAGATAAGGATTAA
- the rpsD gene encoding 30S ribosomal protein S4: MARYIGPKTKIARKFKDPIYGPDRSYEKKNYPPGQHGMAKKRRKQSEYGVQLQEKQKAKYTYGILEKQFKNTFEKASRKKGITGEVLLQFIEARLDNVVYRLGIAPSRNAARQLVSHRHIEVNGKVVSIPSFSLKPNDIVSVREKSKSLEIISDSLVKHTNRFNWLEWDEEKMTGKFMSYPQRDQIPENINEQLIVELYSK, translated from the coding sequence ATGGCAAGATATATTGGCCCGAAAACAAAGATCGCAAGAAAATTCAAAGACCCCATTTATGGTCCTGATAGGTCGTACGAGAAAAAAAATTACCCTCCCGGACAGCACGGCATGGCAAAAAAACGCAGAAAACAATCTGAGTACGGAGTTCAGTTGCAGGAAAAACAGAAAGCAAAATATACTTACGGCATTCTGGAAAAACAATTTAAAAATACCTTTGAAAAAGCTTCCCGTAAAAAAGGCATTACCGGCGAAGTGTTGTTGCAATTCATCGAAGCACGCCTTGATAATGTGGTGTATCGCCTCGGCATTGCTCCCTCACGAAATGCAGCAAGGCAGTTGGTTTCTCACCGCCATATTGAAGTAAACGGAAAAGTTGTAAGTATTCCATCATTTTCCCTAAAACCAAATGATATTGTTAGCGTCAGGGAAAAATCAAAATCTCTGGAAATTATCAGTGACTCCCTGGTGAAACATACTAATCGATTCAACTGGCTGGAATGGGATGAGGAAAAAATGACCGGAAAATTTATGAGCTATCCCCAGCGCGATCAGATTCCCGAAAATATCAATGAGCAATTAATCGTTGAATTATATTCGAAATAA
- the rpsK gene encoding 30S ribosomal protein S11, producing the protein MAKTTAKTAKKRVVKVDAIGRAYVFASFNNIIISLTNANGQVVAWSSAGKMGFKGSKKNTPYAGQTAANDCAKTAFDAGLRKVKVYVKGPGAGRESAIRSLNAAGIEVTEIIDVTPLPHNGCRPPKRRRV; encoded by the coding sequence ATGGCAAAAACTACCGCGAAAACTGCAAAGAAAAGAGTAGTAAAGGTTGATGCAATAGGGAGAGCATACGTCTTTGCATCGTTCAACAACATCATAATATCCCTTACAAATGCCAATGGGCAGGTTGTTGCCTGGTCGTCGGCAGGTAAAATGGGATTCAAGGGTTCAAAAAAGAATACACCTTACGCCGGACAGACGGCCGCGAATGACTGTGCCAAAACAGCATTTGATGCCGGGTTACGAAAAGTTAAGGTATATGTTAAAGGCCCCGGTGCTGGAAGGGAGTCGGCAATACGCTCTCTAAATGCAGCAGGTATTGAAGTAACTGAGATTATTGATGTTACTCCATTACCACATAACGGCTGCCGCCCACCAAAAAGAAGAAGAGTTTAA
- the rpsM gene encoding 30S ribosomal protein S13 → MARIAGIDLPKNKRGVIGLTYIYGIGKSMAQQILDEAGISHDKKVSEWNDAEQTKIRNIITEKVKVEGSLKSEMQMNIKRLMDIGCYRGIRHRSGLPVRGQSTKNNARTRKGKRKTVANKKKATKG, encoded by the coding sequence ATGGCAAGAATTGCAGGTATTGATTTACCAAAAAACAAAAGAGGCGTAATCGGATTAACTTATATCTATGGTATAGGCAAAAGTATGGCGCAACAAATCCTTGACGAGGCCGGAATTTCTCATGACAAAAAGGTATCCGAATGGAACGATGCCGAACAAACAAAAATCCGTAACATTATCACTGAAAAAGTTAAAGTGGAAGGCTCTCTTAAATCAGAGATGCAGATGAACATAAAGCGCCTGATGGATATTGGATGCTACCGGGGCATAAGACACCGTTCCGGGTTGCCAGTCAGGGGACAGAGCACAAAAAACAATGCCCGTACCCGTAAAGGCAAAAGAAAAACCGTTGCCAACAAGAAAAAAGCAACCAAAGGATAA
- the rpmJ gene encoding 50S ribosomal protein L36, whose product MKVRVSIRKRTPDCKIIRRNGRIYVINKKNPKYKQRQG is encoded by the coding sequence ATGAAAGTAAGAGTATCCATTCGCAAAAGAACCCCTGACTGTAAAATCATCAGAAGAAACGGAAGGATTTATGTTATTAATAAAAAGAATCCTAAATATAAACAAAGGCAGGGGTAA
- the infA gene encoding translation initiation factor IF-1 — translation MAKQSSIQQDGTVLESLGNAMFRVELENGHIIIAHISGKMRMHYIKILPGDKVCVEISPYDLTKGRITFRYK, via the coding sequence ATGGCAAAACAAAGTTCAATTCAACAAGACGGAACCGTTCTGGAATCTCTTGGAAACGCTATGTTTCGTGTTGAGTTGGAAAACGGTCATATAATTATTGCCCACATATCAGGTAAAATGCGTATGCATTATATTAAGATATTGCCCGGCGATAAGGTGTGTGTTGAAATATCACCTTATGACCTCACAAAAGGAAGAATCACATTCAGATATAAATAA
- the map gene encoding type I methionyl aminopeptidase, producing MIIQKSEEEIELLKKSSLLVGKTLAEVAKFLKPGVQTIFLDKIAEEYIRDNKAKPGFKHYRGYPATLCISVNDQIVHGIPGKKEIKEEDIVSIDCGVILNQYYGDSAYTFAMEKVKNEVLKLMKVTKESLYKGIEKALSGNRIGDISFAIQNYVEGYGYSVVRELVGHGLGKNLHEEPQVPNFGKRGTGPKLTEGTVICIEPMINLGKKEIIQEPDGWTIRTKDGMPSAHYEHAIVVRKNQCEVLSTFEYIEEVKNDYIKFIN from the coding sequence ATGATAATTCAGAAATCTGAAGAAGAAATAGAGTTATTAAAAAAGAGTTCTTTGCTTGTTGGTAAAACCTTAGCTGAAGTTGCAAAGTTTTTGAAACCTGGAGTCCAAACAATATTTCTCGACAAAATTGCCGAAGAATATATAAGGGATAATAAAGCGAAACCAGGATTTAAACACTACAGGGGATATCCTGCTACATTGTGTATTTCAGTAAATGACCAGATAGTACATGGTATTCCTGGAAAAAAAGAGATTAAAGAGGAAGATATTGTTTCAATAGATTGTGGAGTAATATTAAATCAATATTATGGAGATTCTGCCTACACTTTTGCCATGGAAAAAGTTAAGAATGAAGTTCTTAAGCTAATGAAAGTTACAAAAGAATCGCTATATAAAGGTATTGAAAAAGCGCTATCCGGCAATCGTATTGGAGATATAAGTTTTGCAATTCAAAACTATGTGGAAGGTTATGGGTATTCAGTAGTTAGAGAGCTTGTCGGGCATGGTTTGGGAAAAAATCTACATGAAGAACCCCAGGTGCCCAACTTTGGTAAAAGAGGCACTGGTCCAAAACTCACAGAAGGAACCGTTATTTGTATTGAACCGATGATTAATCTCGGGAAGAAAGAAATTATTCAGGAACCTGACGGATGGACAATAAGAACAAAAGATGGAATGCCTTCAGCACATTATGAACATGCTATTGTGGTCAGAAAAAATCAATGCGAAGTTTTATCAACCTTTGAATATATTGAAGAAGTTAAAAATGATTATATAAAGTTTATTAATTAA
- the secY gene encoding preprotein translocase subunit SecY: MKRLIETIKNIYKIEDLRKRILYTLGIILIYRLGSFIVLPGIDPNMLDALQRQSEDGLLGLLNMFSGGAFSNASIFALGIMPYISASIVVQLLGMAIPYFQKLQKEGESGRKKINQITRFLTVLITGAQAPAYIGNITSQLPSEAIYPFMPETAPGTFFWLSSVVILISGTMFVMWLGERITDKGIGNGISLIIMIGIIARLPFALVGEFISRIEEQGGGLIIFVVELVVLVLVILMCILLVQGTRRIPVQYAKRIVGNKQYGGVRQYIPLKVNAAGVMPIIFAQAIMFIPITIVGFANVESLSGVARVFSDFNGFWYNFTFALFIIAFTYFYTAITINPNQMAEDMKKNGGFIPGIKPGKKTAEFIDNVMSKITLPGSIFLAFVAIMPALVRLMGVSTQFAQFYGGTSLLIMVGVVLDTLQQIESYLLMRHYDGLTKSGRIKGRSSVGYGQS; the protein is encoded by the coding sequence ATGAAAAGGCTAATAGAAACTATTAAGAACATCTATAAAATTGAAGACCTCAGGAAGAGAATTCTTTATACCTTAGGTATCATCCTTATTTATCGTCTTGGTTCTTTTATTGTTTTGCCTGGCATAGACCCCAACATGCTGGATGCTTTGCAGAGGCAGTCGGAGGATGGCCTGTTAGGCCTGCTCAATATGTTTTCAGGAGGTGCATTTTCCAATGCATCCATCTTTGCTTTAGGAATTATGCCTTACATATCCGCTTCTATCGTGGTACAATTACTGGGAATGGCAATACCATATTTCCAGAAACTTCAGAAAGAAGGAGAATCTGGCCGAAAGAAAATTAACCAGATAACACGCTTTCTGACGGTACTAATTACCGGGGCACAGGCTCCTGCATACATAGGTAATATTACCAGCCAGTTACCCAGTGAAGCTATATACCCCTTTATGCCAGAAACCGCTCCGGGAACATTTTTCTGGCTATCTTCAGTAGTTATACTCATTTCCGGAACTATGTTTGTGATGTGGCTGGGCGAACGTATCACCGACAAAGGGATTGGTAATGGTATTTCGCTCATTATCATGATAGGTATTATAGCAAGGCTGCCTTTTGCTTTAGTAGGAGAATTTATTTCCCGTATTGAAGAACAAGGTGGCGGGCTGATAATTTTTGTAGTTGAACTTGTTGTATTGGTTCTTGTAATACTTATGTGTATTTTACTGGTTCAGGGCACCCGAAGAATACCTGTACAATATGCAAAACGAATTGTGGGGAACAAACAATACGGCGGAGTACGTCAATATATACCTCTTAAAGTTAATGCGGCTGGAGTAATGCCCATAATTTTTGCTCAGGCAATCATGTTCATACCCATTACTATTGTGGGATTTGCCAATGTAGAATCTTTGTCAGGTGTTGCACGCGTTTTTTCTGACTTTAACGGTTTCTGGTACAACTTTACTTTTGCATTATTTATTATAGCTTTTACATATTTTTATACTGCTATAACCATAAATCCGAACCAAATGGCTGAAGACATGAAAAAGAACGGAGGTTTTATCCCCGGTATTAAACCCGGGAAAAAAACAGCTGAATTTATTGATAACGTCATGTCGAAAATTACACTCCCAGGTTCTATATTTTTAGCCTTTGTTGCCATCATGCCCGCATTGGTACGTTTAATGGGTGTCAGCACACAGTTTGCTCAGTTTTATGGAGGCACTTCGCTGCTTATTATGGTTGGGGTTGTGTTGGATACATTGCAACAAATTGAAAGTTACTTACTTATGCGCCATTATGATGGTCTGACAAAATCAGGCCGAATTAAAGGCCGCTCTTCCGTTGGATACGGACAGAGTTAA
- the rplO gene encoding 50S ribosomal protein L15 — protein MDLSNLKPAKGSIKKSKRIGRGQGSGKGGTSTRGNKGAKARSGYSKKLAFEGGQMPLIRRIPKYGFTNTKRVEYSGINIDTIQKLAEEKNLTSIDVNTLIENGLASKRDLIKILGRGELKSKLDVTAHAFSASAIKIIEAQGGTATKI, from the coding sequence ATGGATTTAAGTAATCTGAAACCCGCAAAAGGCTCGATAAAAAAAAGTAAACGTATTGGAAGAGGACAGGGCTCGGGAAAAGGCGGAACATCCACAAGAGGAAACAAAGGCGCCAAAGCCAGATCAGGATATTCTAAAAAACTGGCATTTGAAGGCGGTCAGATGCCATTAATAAGGAGAATCCCGAAATACGGATTCACTAATACAAAAAGAGTGGAATACAGCGGAATTAATATTGATACTATTCAAAAACTCGCTGAAGAAAAAAACCTGACTTCCATAGACGTAAATACACTTATTGAAAACGGACTTGCTTCCAAAAGAGACCTGATAAAAATACTTGGCAGAGGTGAATTAAAATCAAAACTAGATGTTACAGCCCATGCATTTTCGGCATCAGCCATAAAAATTATTGAAGCTCAAGGTGGAACAGCAACAAAAATATAA
- the rpmD gene encoding 50S ribosomal protein L30 yields MKKLKITQIKSGIGREAYQKKTLAALGIRKMNQAVEVEATPQVEGMINTVKHLLKIEEI; encoded by the coding sequence ATGAAAAAGTTAAAAATAACACAAATTAAAAGCGGTATTGGCAGGGAGGCTTATCAGAAAAAAACTCTGGCAGCATTAGGCATCAGAAAAATGAACCAGGCTGTTGAAGTAGAAGCTACGCCACAGGTCGAAGGCATGATTAATACCGTAAAACATTTATTGAAAATAGAAGAAATTTAA
- the rpsE gene encoding 30S ribosomal protein S5, with protein MSNANIKRVKSSEIEFKDRLVSIQRVTKVTKGGRTFSFSAIVVVGNENGVVGYGLGKAKEVTAAIAKGIDDAKKNLIKVPVYNATVPHEQYGKYSGAYVFLKPASPGTGVIAGGAMRAVLESVGVKNVLAKSKGSSNPHSVVKATMDALMQMKDPYTVAQLRGVSLEKVFKG; from the coding sequence ATGTCAAACGCAAACATTAAAAGAGTTAAATCAAGCGAAATCGAATTTAAAGACAGGCTGGTAAGCATCCAAAGGGTAACGAAAGTAACCAAGGGGGGCAGGACATTCAGTTTTTCAGCCATTGTTGTTGTTGGTAATGAAAATGGCGTAGTAGGTTATGGCCTTGGAAAAGCAAAAGAAGTAACTGCAGCCATTGCAAAAGGAATTGATGATGCTAAGAAAAACCTGATAAAAGTTCCGGTTTATAATGCCACAGTTCCTCATGAACAATACGGCAAATACAGCGGAGCATATGTCTTCCTGAAACCTGCTTCACCAGGTACCGGTGTTATCGCAGGAGGTGCAATGCGTGCTGTATTGGAAAGTGTAGGCGTTAAAAACGTACTTGCAAAATCAAAAGGTTCATCCAACCCTCACAGTGTTGTCAAAGCAACTATGGATGCCTTGATGCAAATGAAAGACCCTTACACTGTCGCACAACTAAGAGGTGTGTCTTTAGAAAAGGTTTTTAAAGGATAA
- the rplR gene encoding 50S ribosomal protein L18 yields MATKNTKDYRRLRIRHRIRKIVKGTTERPRLSVFRSNTHIYVQLIDDITGKTLLTASSKDEGIVEVKSDKKEKAKLVGQKIAQKAVEAGITAVVFDRGGYLYHGRVKSLADSAREAGLKF; encoded by the coding sequence ATGGCTACTAAAAACACCAAAGACTACAGAAGGTTAAGAATCAGGCACCGCATCAGAAAAATTGTCAAGGGCACAACAGAACGTCCGCGTTTGTCAGTGTTCAGAAGCAATACTCATATTTATGTACAGTTAATTGACGATATTACAGGAAAAACATTGCTGACAGCTTCATCCAAAGATGAAGGCATTGTGGAAGTAAAATCTGACAAAAAAGAAAAAGCGAAACTGGTAGGTCAAAAAATTGCCCAAAAAGCCGTTGAGGCCGGCATTACTGCTGTTGTATTCGACAGAGGCGGATACTTATATCACGGAAGAGTTAAATCATTAGCTGACTCAGCCAGGGAGGCTGGATTAAAATTTTAA
- the rplF gene encoding 50S ribosomal protein L6 encodes MSRIGKLPIEIPQKVQVTLSDDNLVTVKGPKGELKQKIDPSIKLKIENNHIILERESDAFKAKHGLYRALISNMVKGVSDGFTITQELVGVGYKADAKNNLLELSLGYSHNIFFQMPVEVNVSTVNERGKPPTIILESVNKQLIGQVAAKIRSLRKPEPYKGKGIRFKDEVIRKKAGKSAVQK; translated from the coding sequence ATGTCACGTATTGGAAAATTACCGATTGAAATACCGCAAAAAGTCCAGGTTACATTATCAGACGATAATTTGGTCACAGTCAAAGGACCAAAGGGAGAATTAAAACAAAAAATTGACCCTTCCATAAAACTTAAAATTGAAAATAACCATATTATTTTGGAAAGAGAGAGCGATGCTTTTAAGGCAAAACACGGCCTTTACCGTGCACTTATTTCAAACATGGTAAAAGGTGTATCGGATGGATTTACCATCACTCAGGAACTCGTTGGTGTTGGATACAAGGCTGATGCTAAAAATAATCTTCTCGAGCTTTCGCTGGGGTATTCGCATAACATATTTTTTCAAATGCCGGTAGAAGTTAATGTAAGCACAGTAAACGAAAGGGGAAAACCGCCTACAATCATACTCGAATCAGTAAATAAACAACTTATCGGACAAGTTGCGGCAAAAATACGCTCTCTCAGAAAACCCGAACCTTACAAAGGAAAAGGTATAAGATTTAAAGATGAAGTTATCAGAAAGAAAGCCGGTAAATCGGCCGTTCAGAAATAG
- the rpsH gene encoding 30S ribosomal protein S8: MNTDPISDYLTRIRNAVMANHRMVEIPASNLKKGITKILFEKGYILNYKFEDTPRPGTIKIALKYHPTTKAPAISTIDRISSPGLRKYVNADQLPRVLNGLGIAIISTSQGIMTDKEARKLNVGGEVICYVS, translated from the coding sequence ATGAACACTGATCCTATTTCGGATTATCTGACCAGAATAAGAAATGCTGTGATGGCTAACCACAGAATGGTGGAGATTCCTGCTTCAAACCTAAAAAAAGGTATAACAAAAATTCTATTTGAAAAAGGATATATACTAAATTATAAATTTGAAGACACACCCAGACCCGGCACTATAAAAATTGCACTGAAGTACCATCCTACTACAAAAGCCCCCGCTATTTCCACTATTGACAGAATTAGCAGCCCGGGATTGCGAAAATATGTCAACGCAGACCAACTTCCACGAGTTTTAAATGGACTGGGGATTGCAATAATATCCACCTCACAAGGTATAATGACCGATAAAGAAGCCCGCAAGCTGAATGTCGGCGGAGAAGTAATTTGTTATGTTAGTTAA
- the rpsN gene encoding 30S ribosomal protein S14: protein MAKESIKARELKREKMCAKFKEKRLELKKSGDYAALQQLPKNASPVRQHNRCKITGRPKGYIRQFGISRINFREMALAGLIPGVKKASW, encoded by the coding sequence ATGGCAAAAGAGTCAATTAAAGCCCGTGAACTAAAACGTGAAAAAATGTGCGCCAAATTCAAGGAAAAAAGGCTTGAACTGAAAAAAAGCGGTGATTACGCAGCATTGCAACAATTGCCCAAAAACGCATCACCGGTAAGACAACACAACCGTTGTAAAATTACAGGCCGACCCAAAGGGTATATTCGCCAATTTGGCATTTCACGTATTAACTTCCGTGAAATGGCCCTAGCAGGGCTGATACCTGGTGTCAAAAAAGCAAGTTGGTAA
- the rplE gene encoding 50S ribosomal protein L5, with protein MDYKPRLKEKYFKEIVPALKQQFQYKNTMQVPKLLKININQGIGSAIADKKLIESGIDEMSMITGQKAVATKSRKDISNFKLRRGMPIGVRVTLRNEKMYEFLDRLIAVAIPRIRDFRGINDKGFDGRGNFSFGIPEQIIFPEINIDKVSKMNGMNITLVTSAKNDQEAYALLKEFGIPFKNQK; from the coding sequence ATGGACTACAAACCAAGACTCAAGGAAAAGTACTTTAAAGAAATTGTTCCGGCACTGAAACAACAATTTCAGTACAAAAATACAATGCAGGTACCCAAACTGTTAAAAATCAACATTAATCAGGGCATTGGCTCTGCCATAGCCGATAAAAAGCTTATTGAGTCAGGAATAGATGAAATGTCAATGATAACCGGCCAGAAAGCAGTAGCAACCAAATCAAGAAAAGATATTTCAAACTTCAAACTCAGAAGGGGAATGCCTATTGGAGTGAGGGTTACCTTACGTAATGAAAAAATGTACGAATTTCTGGACCGCCTTATTGCCGTTGCTATTCCACGTATCCGCGACTTTAGGGGTATCAACGATAAAGGTTTTGACGGCAGGGGAAACTTTTCTTTCGGTATTCCCGAACAGATTATTTTCCCAGAAATCAATATCGACAAGGTTAGTAAAATGAATGGAATGAATATTACACTGGTTACTTCAGCGAAAAACGACCAGGAAGCTTATGCATTATTAAAAGAATTCGGAATACCATTTAAAAATCAAAAATAA
- the rplX gene encoding 50S ribosomal protein L24, with protein sequence MQPKIHIKKGDSVTVIAGDSKGQQGKVLKVLVEKNKAIVEGINMVSKHTKPNAKNTKGGIIKKEASIHISNLMINDSTGKPTRIGKKTDEKTGKLVRYSKKSEKKEIIK encoded by the coding sequence ATGCAACCTAAAATTCATATTAAAAAAGGCGATAGTGTCACTGTGATTGCAGGGGATTCAAAAGGCCAGCAGGGTAAAGTTCTCAAGGTTTTGGTTGAAAAAAACAAGGCCATTGTTGAAGGCATCAATATGGTGTCAAAACATACCAAACCCAATGCCAAAAACACTAAAGGCGGTATCATTAAGAAAGAAGCTTCCATACACATTTCCAACTTGATGATAAACGATTCAACAGGAAAACCAACTCGTATCGGAAAAAAAACTGACGAGAAGACAGGCAAACTTGTCAGGTATTCAAAAAAATCTGAAAAAAAGGAGATAATTAAATAA
- the rplN gene encoding 50S ribosomal protein L14: protein MIQQESRLIVADNSGAKEVLCIRVLGGTKRRYASLGDKIIVTVKSAMPAGNIKKGTVTKAVIVRTKKEVRRNDGSYIRFDDNAVVLLTPTDELRGTRIFGPVARELREKQYMKIISLAPEVL from the coding sequence ATGATACAGCAAGAATCAAGATTAATTGTTGCAGATAACAGTGGCGCCAAAGAAGTTCTGTGCATCAGGGTACTTGGTGGTACAAAAAGAAGGTATGCCTCCCTTGGCGATAAAATCATTGTAACTGTAAAAAGCGCAATGCCGGCAGGAAATATTAAAAAAGGAACCGTGACTAAAGCTGTTATTGTCAGAACAAAAAAAGAAGTAAGAAGAAATGACGGCTCTTATATACGTTTTGATGACAATGCAGTGGTGTTGCTAACTCCTACAGACGAATTGCGCGGCACACGTATTTTTGGCCCGGTAGCCCGCGAATTAAGGGAAAAACAATATATGAAAATTATTTCACTGGCACCTGAAGTGCTATAA
- the rpsQ gene encoding 30S ribosomal protein S17 yields MERKLRKEKIGIVVSNKMQKTIVVNVERRVKHPKYGKFVKKSNKFMAEDSNNECNIGDTVKIAETRPLSKNKCWRLVEILEKVK; encoded by the coding sequence ATGGAACGTAAATTAAGAAAAGAAAAAATAGGTATCGTTGTCAGCAATAAAATGCAGAAGACAATTGTGGTGAATGTTGAAAGAAGGGTTAAGCATCCAAAATACGGGAAATTCGTTAAGAAAAGCAATAAATTTATGGCCGAAGATTCCAACAACGAATGTAACATCGGAGATACCGTGAAAATTGCAGAAACAAGGCCTTTGAGCAAAAACAAATGCTGGAGGTTAGTAGAAATTTTAGAAAAGGTTAAATAA
- the rpmC gene encoding 50S ribosomal protein L29 — translation MKQQVITELSTPELLERLVEEKKQLLKLKMNHAISPLENPMKIKDYQKTIARMLTELKKRNMQGGDEKTVTTNVNNKTKKK, via the coding sequence ATGAAACAGCAAGTTATTACGGAACTTTCAACACCTGAGCTTCTCGAAAGACTCGTAGAAGAAAAAAAACAACTGTTGAAACTGAAAATGAACCACGCCATTTCGCCCCTTGAAAATCCTATGAAAATAAAGGATTATCAAAAAACAATAGCGCGCATGCTTACCGAACTTAAAAAACGAAATATGCAGGGTGGAGATGAAAAAACAGTAACAACTAATGTCAACAATAAAACAAAAAAGAAATAA
- the rplP gene encoding 50S ribosomal protein L16, with the protein MLQPKKTKYRKMQKQKMKGNAHRGHQISFGSFAIKTLDECWITGRQIEAARQAITRHMKREGQLWIRIFPDKPVTKKPAEVRMGKGKGALEYYVARVTPGRIIFEIDGVPFNIGKEALRLGAQKLPVHTKFVIRRDYSEA; encoded by the coding sequence ATGTTACAGCCAAAGAAGACGAAATACAGAAAGATGCAGAAGCAAAAGATGAAAGGTAACGCACATCGCGGACACCAGATTTCTTTTGGCTCTTTTGCCATTAAAACACTTGATGAATGTTGGATTACCGGAAGACAGATTGAAGCTGCCCGTCAAGCCATCACACGTCACATGAAACGTGAGGGACAGTTGTGGATCAGAATATTCCCCGATAAGCCTGTGACCAAGAAGCCCGCAGAAGTACGTATGGGAAAAGGAAAAGGTGCGCTAGAATATTATGTAGCACGAGTTACTCCTGGCAGAATTATTTTTGAAATTGACGGAGTGCCTTTCAACATAGGTAAAGAGGCCTTGCGTTTAGGAGCACAAAAACTTCCGGTACATACAAAATTTGTAATAAGAAGAGATTATTCTGAAGCATAA